The Triticum urartu cultivar G1812 unplaced genomic scaffold, Tu2.1 TuUngrouped_contig_7809, whole genome shotgun sequence genome segment CTGCTCGACAGAAAGGTAACCAATCATGGTACACCAGATTGTCTGATGAAAAGAAAGCAGAGCTCCTCGAGAAGCGTCGTGTCGCCCGGCGTGAGAAGAAGACTGCAGCCGTACAAAGTGTAAACCATGCCCGGGTATCACAAGAACATGCTTCTTCTGTGGGGTCTGAGCAATTTGTCCCTTTGAGCAACATCACCAACACACATATAGATGGTATGTGCTCCCATTTTGTGTCCTAATGCATTGATGCATGTACATATCTGAATCTCCTCCTACATGACAGTTGCAGTATGTACGGCGGCAAGCTCCGCGGGTACTGCTCATCTTCACCAAAACAATATTGCAGGCAAAAAAAGAAGTCCACAAAGTTGGTATGCTGGACTATCCGACGAGCGGCGAGCTGAGTACATACACAAACAGAAGATGGCCCGACTCGCAAGGAAAGCAGCAACTGCCGGGGTGAATGTCCAATTGCCTACATCATCTGCCTCGCAAACTTCATCTGGTTAGACCACCAACATGTTACCTTAATTATTTAAATGGGCAATACTACATCATTGTGATTTTCGTCTCGGATTGATATATGATAACACAGGTTTGGTATATGATAACAACACCAAGTGCTTATCCTGTCTTCATTTTGTTGTTCCCTGTCCATAAAAGTTAGTGGATTGCTTCATTCTTTTTTGTTAAACTTCTTTGATTGCTCGTAGATTTTTGCATTGACAATACATAAACAAGACAAGAAGCTGGGATATACAGCAAATTAGGAGCACATTCTTGAAACTGGTAGCTAAATAAAAACTGTATGTGGTTGGACTTCTGTATTTTTAATCAAGAATATGGTCCAATGGAAGATAATTTATTATGAGTTGTTGACGTCTTCATTTCAGCTTCATCTACGCTTTACTTTTATTTGATCGTAATTTAAAGTGCATGACAACTTCATTT includes the following:
- the LOC125531674 gene encoding uncharacterized protein LOC125531674, with the translated sequence MGKKNPNARRFASSERAPSLDVTNSPLNANAESSSAARQKGNQSWYTRLSDEKKAELLEKRRVARREKKTAAVQSVNHARVSQEHASSVGSEQFVPLSNITNTHIDVAVCTAASSAGTAHLHQNNIAGKKRSPQSWYAGLSDERRAEYIHKQKMARLARKAATAGVNVQLPTSSASQTSSGPSVCRCCQSRAYCLENRRSVRALCCICGGTGQK